The sequence GTAGATCAGCGTGCCACGCGATGATGCATACCCATCAATATAGATCTTAATATTCGGGTGAGCCTTGAACCACTCCGCATCCGCCTGCAGAGCAGCTTTGTCATGGGGTTCGTCGTAGTCATTCCATGCAAACATCACTTGCCTGACCGATTGGTTGAAATCCGCCTGTTCCGGTCCAAAAAAAGTTACCGGAGTGGACCAGTCATAAAACTGAGCAGATGCGCTTATAGAGCTTAAAACGAGCACTAGCACGATATAACAAAGCGCCGAGAGCCTCATATCTCCAGCTCCTTTCGAGTGCAAGAACAATGACCGATTTCGCATTTATAGCATCGAGAGCCCAGGATCCTGCCACAGAATGTACTGGGTGTTTGTTAATGTTCCGTTACAGATTCCGCTCGCATCTCCCCTCGAGCGAGACGGCGCCCCTGCCAGTGTCAATCCACGTAAAGCGCCGCCGATCCTCCCACCCACTCCAGATTCCGGTTGTGATCCACTCCCATCATTTTGCCTCGCCCCATGCGCACCAGGCCCATGACCGGTAAAAGCCGATCCAGCCAGATGTACATGATTCGCACCTCCGCCTGCGTCGGACCGTGCGGAGTATCGATCACCGGAGTGAAATTCATTTTCTCCTGGAGAATATACTGCGATCGCAATGAGTGAGGTATCGCCTGGAGATCGGCATCCGTAGGAGCAAACAC comes from Terriglobales bacterium and encodes:
- a CDS encoding OmpA family protein translates to MRLSALCYIVLVLVLSSISASAQFYDWSTPVTFFGPEQADFNQSVRQVMFAWNDYDEPHDKAALQADAEWFKAHPNIKIYIDGYASSRGTLIYNLVLSQKRADYVKKFLLSHGVPESQIVFATGWGQLYPVCPGTDDECWSKNRRVRFEYAGN